In Acidimicrobiales bacterium, a single genomic region encodes these proteins:
- a CDS encoding cold shock domain-containing protein: protein MAPAARGRVAEYDDHKGYGYLETADGGRLFFHCTAIADGSRTIPVGIDVEYVPVTDPRGKPEASDVRPAAVP from the coding sequence GTGGCGCCGGCGGCGCGGGGCCGGGTGGCCGAGTACGACGACCACAAGGGCTACGGCTACCTCGAGACGGCGGACGGCGGCCGCCTGTTCTTCCATTGCACGGCCATCGCCGACGGTTCGCGCACGATCCCCGTCGGCATCGACGTCGAGTACGTGCCGGTCACCGATCCACGGGGCAAGCCCGAGGCGTCCGACGTGCGACCCGCCGCCGTGCCGTAA
- the hisG gene encoding ATP phosphoribosyltransferase has product MLRLVLPKGSLERSTIQLFEEADLSVRRSSDVDYSATIDDPRIDSVRILRPQEIPRYVARGLFDLGITGRDWIEETSSDVVALGELHYSKATARPINVVLAVAGNSTITRAEDLPLGARVHTEYPELTRLYLEKHGVDAEVTLSYGATEAKVPDIADAVVEITETGRALKAAGLRIVDTILVSYTELIANPAACEDPEKRHAMGQILTLLQGTLEARGKVLVKLNVSEADLDGVIEILPAMRAPTVSKLFRDAGYAVETVVPKAEINVLIPALRDAGATDIIELPLSKIVH; this is encoded by the coding sequence GTGCTTCGCCTCGTGCTCCCCAAGGGGTCGCTGGAACGCTCGACGATCCAGCTGTTCGAGGAGGCCGACCTGTCGGTGCGGCGCAGCTCCGACGTCGACTACTCGGCCACCATCGACGACCCTCGTATCGACAGCGTGCGGATCCTGCGCCCGCAGGAGATCCCCCGGTACGTGGCCCGGGGCCTGTTCGACCTCGGCATCACCGGGCGGGACTGGATCGAGGAGACCTCGAGCGACGTGGTGGCCCTCGGCGAGCTGCACTACTCCAAGGCCACGGCCCGACCGATCAACGTCGTGCTGGCGGTGGCGGGGAACTCGACGATCACGCGGGCCGAGGACCTGCCCCTCGGCGCCCGTGTCCACACCGAGTACCCCGAGCTCACGCGCCTGTACCTCGAGAAGCACGGCGTCGACGCCGAGGTCACGCTGTCGTACGGGGCGACCGAGGCCAAGGTTCCCGACATCGCCGACGCCGTGGTCGAGATCACCGAGACCGGGCGGGCGCTCAAGGCGGCCGGACTGCGGATCGTCGACACCATCCTGGTGTCCTACACCGAGCTGATCGCCAACCCGGCGGCGTGCGAGGACCCCGAGAAGCGCCACGCCATGGGCCAGATCCTCACGCTGCTCCAAGGCACCCTCGAGGCGCGGGGAAAGGTGCTGGTGAAGCTCAACGTGAGCGAGGCCGATCTCGACGGCGTGATCGAGATCCTGCCGGCGATGCGGGCACCGACGGTTTCGAAGCTGTTCCGCGACGCCGGCTACGCGGTGGAGACGGTCGTGCCCAAGGCGGAGATCAACGTGCTCATCCCCGCCCTGCGCGATGCCGGCGCCACCGACATCATCGAGCTCCCCCTCTCGAAGATCGTCCACTGA
- the ribH gene encoding 6,7-dimethyl-8-ribityllumazine synthase, with protein sequence MTTFSGQRRGEGLRVAIVCSRFNELVTERLLNGASEGLLRHGVDESSITLAWVPGAFELPLVALRLASSGEYDAVVCLGAVIRGATAHFDHVAGQCAAGVQRAQLDTGIPVVFGVLTTDTVDQALDRAGGKSGNKGFDAAAAAIEMADLLRQLPKPAVGPRAGG encoded by the coding sequence ATGACGACGTTTAGCGGTCAGCGGCGGGGCGAGGGCCTACGGGTGGCCATCGTCTGCAGCCGGTTCAACGAGCTGGTCACCGAGCGGCTCCTCAACGGGGCGAGCGAGGGCCTGCTGCGCCACGGCGTCGACGAGTCCTCGATCACCCTCGCCTGGGTGCCGGGCGCGTTCGAGCTCCCGCTGGTGGCCCTGCGGCTGGCCTCGTCCGGCGAGTACGACGCCGTCGTCTGCCTCGGCGCCGTCATCCGCGGCGCCACGGCCCACTTCGACCACGTGGCCGGCCAGTGCGCGGCCGGCGTGCAGCGGGCCCAGCTCGACACCGGCATCCCGGTGGTGTTCGGCGTGCTCACCACCGACACCGTCGACCAGGCCCTCGACCGGGCGGGCGGCAAGTCCGGGAACAAGGGCTTCGACGCCGCCGCCGCCGCCATCGAGATGGCCGACCTCCTGCGCCAGCTGCCGAAGCCGGCCGTCGGTCCCAGGGCGGGCGGGTAG
- a CDS encoding bifunctional 3,4-dihydroxy-2-butanone-4-phosphate synthase/GTP cyclohydrolase II — MPFADIEKAVDAIGRGDMVVVVDDQDRENEGDLILAAEHATAERITFFVKHTSGLICMPMLGADLDRLALPLMVLDNTESQRTAFTVSVDYRPGTSTGISAADRAATIRALIDPATDPGDLSRPGHIFPLRYRPGGVLKRAGHTEAAVDLARLAGLRPAGVLCEIVRDDGEMARLPDLEAFAAEHGLLLISIADLIRYRRQKDKLVKRVSEARIPTPYGDFTCYAYESVLNGDQHLALVKGAVQGEENVLVRVHSECLTGDVFGSMRCDCGWQLEAAVQRVAEEGLGVVVYLRGHEGRGIGLAHKLAAYTLQEQGRDTVDANLDLGLPVDSREYGIGAQILVDLGITTMRYMTNNPAKYGGLDGFGLAMVERVPLQSSPNVENATYLRTKRDRMGHHLEGLDDDV, encoded by the coding sequence GTGCCGTTCGCAGACATCGAGAAGGCGGTCGACGCCATCGGCCGGGGCGACATGGTGGTCGTCGTCGACGACCAGGACCGCGAGAACGAGGGCGACCTCATCCTCGCCGCCGAGCACGCCACGGCCGAGCGGATCACGTTCTTCGTCAAGCACACGTCCGGCCTGATCTGCATGCCCATGCTCGGTGCCGACCTCGACCGTCTCGCCCTGCCGCTCATGGTCCTCGACAACACCGAGTCGCAGCGCACCGCCTTCACCGTCAGCGTCGACTACCGGCCCGGCACCAGCACCGGCATCTCGGCTGCCGACCGCGCCGCCACCATCCGTGCCCTCATCGATCCGGCCACGGATCCCGGCGACCTCAGCCGCCCCGGCCACATCTTCCCGCTCCGCTACCGGCCCGGCGGCGTGCTCAAGCGCGCCGGCCACACGGAGGCGGCCGTCGACCTGGCCCGCCTGGCGGGCCTCCGGCCGGCCGGCGTGCTGTGCGAGATCGTGCGCGACGACGGCGAGATGGCGCGGCTGCCCGACCTCGAGGCGTTCGCCGCCGAGCACGGCCTCCTGCTGATCTCCATCGCCGACCTCATCCGGTACCGGCGCCAGAAGGACAAGCTGGTCAAGCGGGTCTCGGAGGCTCGAATTCCCACCCCGTACGGCGACTTCACCTGTTACGCCTACGAGAGCGTGCTCAACGGCGACCAGCACCTGGCGCTGGTGAAGGGGGCCGTGCAGGGCGAGGAGAACGTGCTCGTCCGCGTGCACAGCGAGTGCCTCACCGGCGACGTGTTCGGCTCGATGCGGTGCGACTGCGGGTGGCAGCTCGAGGCCGCCGTGCAGCGGGTGGCGGAGGAGGGGCTCGGCGTGGTGGTGTACCTGCGCGGCCACGAGGGGCGGGGCATCGGCCTGGCCCACAAGCTGGCCGCCTACACGCTGCAGGAGCAGGGACGCGACACCGTCGACGCCAACCTCGATCTCGGCCTCCCGGTCGACAGCCGCGAGTACGGCATCGGGGCCCAGATCCTCGTCGACCTCGGCATCACCACCATGCGCTACATGACCAACAACCCTGCCAAGTACGGCGGCCTCGACGGCTTCGGCCTCGCGATGGTGGAGCGCGTGCCGTTGCAGTCGTCGCCCAACGTCGAGAACGCCACCTACCTCCGCACCAAGCGGGACCGGATGGGCCATCACCTGGAGGGGCTCGATGACGACGTTTAG
- a CDS encoding riboflavin synthase — protein MFTGIVEEVGTLRDRAGGRFRFRATVVLDGLGVGDSLSHNGCCLTAVEVGDGWYEVDVVAETLARTNLGSLAPGDGVNLERAVTPSTRLGGHLVQGHVDAVGRIVRAAPDLEVGMPAELTRYVVAKGPIAVDGCSLTVVDVGDDCFSVAIVPHTASSTTLGRKGPGDTVNLEVDLMAKYVEKLLEGRR, from the coding sequence GTGTTCACCGGCATCGTCGAGGAGGTGGGCACGCTCCGGGACCGGGCAGGAGGTCGCTTCCGCTTCCGGGCCACGGTCGTGCTGGACGGGCTCGGCGTCGGCGACTCCCTCTCCCACAACGGGTGCTGCCTGACCGCCGTCGAGGTAGGCGACGGCTGGTACGAGGTCGACGTCGTGGCCGAGACATTGGCGCGGACCAACCTCGGCTCCCTGGCGCCGGGGGACGGCGTGAACCTCGAACGGGCGGTGACGCCCTCCACGCGCCTCGGCGGCCACCTCGTGCAGGGCCACGTCGACGCCGTCGGCCGCATCGTCCGGGCCGCGCCCGATCTCGAGGTCGGGATGCCGGCCGAGCTGACCCGGTACGTGGTGGCCAAGGGCCCGATCGCGGTCGACGGCTGTAGCCTCACGGTGGTCGATGTCGGCGACGACTGCTTCTCCGTGGCCATCGTCCCCCACACGGCGTCCTCCACGACCCTCGGGCGGAAGGGCCCGGGGGACACGGTGAACCTGGAGGTCGACCTGATGGCCAAGTACGTCGAGAAGCTCCTGGAAGGACGCAGGTAG
- the ribD gene encoding bifunctional diaminohydroxyphosphoribosylaminopyrimidine deaminase/5-amino-6-(5-phosphoribosylamino)uracil reductase RibD, translating to MEVDAAFLDRAMARAAAVRTVSPPNPWVGAVLVTADGAVHEGATAAPGGPHAEIEALESAGASAAGATLYVTLEPCSHHGRTPPCADALIAAGVSRVVVAIEDPDPRVQGRGTARLRAGGIAVEVGVRADEAAAQLAPYLKHRTTGRPWVVLKLAATLDGRIAAADGSSRWITGEASRDDAHRLRAESDAVLVGAGTVRADDPELTVRRVPGRDPMRVVLGQAPPGARVHPALEMSGDLGAVLDDLGRRGVVQLLVEGGAGVAHGFHSAGLVDRYVLYLAPALQGGHDACGLFSGAGARSVEDLWRGRFVDVTRLGDDLRVQLAPANGAR from the coding sequence ATGGAGGTCGACGCCGCCTTTCTGGACCGGGCGATGGCGCGGGCGGCGGCGGTACGCACCGTCTCACCGCCCAACCCGTGGGTGGGCGCCGTGCTCGTCACCGCCGACGGCGCCGTCCATGAGGGGGCCACGGCCGCGCCGGGAGGCCCGCACGCCGAGATCGAGGCCCTGGAGTCGGCGGGAGCGTCGGCCGCCGGCGCCACGCTGTACGTCACCCTCGAGCCGTGCTCGCACCACGGCCGCACGCCGCCGTGTGCCGACGCTCTGATCGCCGCCGGCGTGTCGCGCGTGGTGGTGGCGATCGAGGACCCGGACCCACGGGTGCAGGGCCGGGGCACCGCTCGGCTGCGGGCGGGCGGGATCGCCGTGGAGGTGGGCGTGCGGGCCGACGAGGCGGCGGCCCAGCTGGCGCCGTACCTCAAGCACCGCACCACGGGCCGGCCATGGGTGGTGCTCAAGCTGGCCGCCACTCTCGACGGCCGGATCGCCGCCGCCGACGGCTCCAGCCGGTGGATCACCGGCGAGGCCTCCCGCGACGACGCCCACCGGCTGCGGGCCGAGAGCGACGCCGTGCTGGTCGGCGCCGGGACCGTGCGGGCCGACGACCCCGAGCTCACCGTCCGTCGCGTGCCCGGCCGCGACCCGATGCGGGTGGTGCTCGGGCAGGCCCCGCCCGGAGCCAGGGTGCATCCCGCCCTGGAGATGTCCGGTGACCTCGGCGCCGTGCTCGACGACCTCGGCCGGCGAGGGGTGGTGCAGCTGCTCGTCGAGGGGGGCGCGGGCGTGGCCCACGGGTTCCATTCGGCGGGGCTGGTCGACCGCTACGTCCTCTACCTCGCCCCCGCACTCCAAGGCGGCCACGACGCGTGCGGGTTGTTCTCCGGTGCGGGCGCCCGCTCCGTCGAGGACCTGTGGCGCGGGCGCTTCGTCGACGTGACCCGCCTCGGCGACGACCTGCGGGTGCAACTGGCGCCAGCGAACGGCGCTCGGTAG
- a CDS encoding MogA/MoaB family molybdenum cofactor biosynthesis protein encodes MELRAKVLTVSDGVVAGTRENRSGAALAAALAAAGFAVDDQQVVADGVDTVAAAVRLMARRFSGLVVTTGGTGFGPRDLTPEGTLAVLERQAPGLAEAMRLVNPLGRLSRGVAGTVGSALVVNTPGSPAGAVECLSAVLDVVPHALALLANEPTSH; translated from the coding sequence ATGGAGCTGCGGGCGAAGGTCCTCACCGTGTCCGACGGCGTCGTGGCGGGCACTCGTGAGAACCGGTCGGGGGCGGCGCTGGCCGCCGCGCTGGCGGCGGCCGGCTTCGCGGTCGACGACCAGCAGGTGGTGGCCGACGGCGTCGACACGGTGGCCGCAGCCGTGCGCCTCATGGCCCGGCGCTTCAGCGGGCTGGTGGTCACCACGGGGGGAACCGGCTTCGGTCCCCGCGACCTCACCCCCGAGGGGACCCTCGCCGTGCTCGAGCGCCAGGCGCCCGGGTTGGCCGAGGCGATGCGCCTGGTGAACCCGCTCGGCCGGCTGTCGCGGGGGGTGGCCGGGACGGTCGGCTCCGCCCTGGTGGTCAACACGCCCGGCTCGCCGGCCGGCGCCGTCGAATGCCTGTCCGCCGTGCTCGACGTCGTCCCCCATGCCCTCGCCCTCCTCGCCAATGAGCCGACCTCGCACTGA
- a CDS encoding transcription antitermination factor NusB, giving the protein MGARGALAGGRPVGVVTGARTTARRVALEALERIDGGAYANLVLPWLLEASSLDRRDRAFATELVYGTTRMRRACDFLIDRLVGRPLEPEVRNVLRLGAYQVVFLRTPPHASVSATVDLSPARARGLVNAVLRRLVREPPPPWPDPPTRLSYPDWVVHRLASDLGGPAAEAALEQMNVAPDVIERADGYIQDEASQQVAAYVGAAPGERVADVCAAPGGKATAMASAGPAVVVAGDHSPVRCGIVAANARRLGLDNVAVVVADATRPAFRPRSFDRVLVDAPCSGLGVLRRRPDARWRIQPGDVGRLAALQCSLLDGAVGLVRPGGTLVYSVCTLTLEETESIDAWLASAHPDLVAIPAPGAPWERLGRGARLLPQAAGTDGMFVVGLRRDAGS; this is encoded by the coding sequence GTGGGCGCGAGGGGTGCGCTGGCAGGAGGGCGACCGGTTGGGGTCGTGACCGGTGCCCGTACCACGGCGAGGAGAGTGGCCTTGGAGGCACTCGAACGCATCGACGGCGGGGCGTACGCCAACTTGGTGCTTCCTTGGCTCCTCGAGGCCAGCTCGCTCGACCGGCGGGACCGCGCCTTTGCCACCGAGCTGGTCTACGGCACGACGCGGATGCGAAGGGCGTGCGACTTCCTGATCGACCGGCTGGTCGGCCGGCCCCTCGAGCCGGAGGTCCGCAACGTCCTGCGCCTCGGCGCATATCAGGTGGTGTTCCTGCGGACGCCGCCCCACGCGTCGGTGTCGGCCACCGTCGACCTGTCGCCGGCCAGGGCGCGCGGGCTGGTGAACGCCGTCCTGCGCCGCCTCGTGCGCGAGCCCCCGCCGCCCTGGCCCGACCCGCCGACCCGGTTGAGCTATCCGGACTGGGTCGTCCACCGCCTCGCCTCGGACCTCGGTGGCCCCGCCGCAGAGGCCGCCCTCGAGCAGATGAACGTGGCGCCCGACGTGATCGAGCGGGCCGACGGCTACATCCAGGACGAGGCCTCCCAGCAGGTGGCCGCCTACGTCGGTGCCGCACCGGGTGAACGGGTGGCCGACGTCTGCGCCGCCCCCGGGGGCAAGGCCACGGCGATGGCCTCTGCAGGCCCGGCTGTCGTCGTCGCCGGCGACCATTCGCCCGTTCGCTGCGGCATCGTGGCCGCCAACGCGCGCCGCCTCGGCCTGGACAACGTGGCCGTGGTGGTCGCCGACGCGACCCGTCCGGCCTTCCGGCCCCGCTCGTTCGACCGCGTCCTGGTCGACGCCCCCTGCTCCGGCCTCGGCGTCCTGCGCCGGCGGCCCGACGCCCGGTGGCGGATCCAGCCCGGCGACGTCGGGCGCCTGGCCGCCCTCCAGTGCAGCCTGCTCGACGGCGCCGTGGGACTCGTGCGCCCCGGCGGCACGCTCGTCTACAGCGTCTGCACCCTGACCCTCGAGGAGACCGAGTCGATCGACGCGTGGCTGGCGTCGGCACATCCCGACCTGGTGGCGATCCCTGCGCCGGGTGCGCCCTGGGAGCGGCTCGGCCGCGGCGCACGCCTGCTGCCGCAGGCGGCCGGTACCGACGGCATGTTCGTGGTCGGCCTCCGGCGCGACGCCGGCTCGTGA